From Pseudomonas sp. FP2335, the proteins below share one genomic window:
- the infC gene encoding translation initiation factor IF-3 has protein sequence MIIKREMRQDKRAAPKAPINENISAREVRLIGADGEQIGIVSIDEALRIAEESKLDLVEISADAVPPVCRVMDYGKSIFEKKKQIAAAKKNQKQIQVKEIKFRPGTEEGDYQVKLRNLVRFLSDGDRAKVSLRFRGREMAHQELGMELLKRVEADLLEYGSVEQHPKMEGRQLIMVIAPKKKK, from the coding sequence ATTATTATTAAGCGTGAAATGAGACAAGATAAACGAGCTGCACCGAAAGCCCCGATCAACGAGAATATCTCGGCACGCGAGGTTCGGTTAATTGGCGCTGACGGCGAGCAGATTGGCATCGTCTCGATTGATGAAGCGCTTCGTATCGCTGAAGAGTCCAAATTGGACCTGGTGGAAATCTCCGCCGACGCAGTCCCGCCTGTTTGCCGGGTGATGGACTACGGCAAATCGATCTTCGAAAAGAAGAAGCAGATTGCTGCGGCGAAGAAGAACCAGAAGCAGATTCAAGTAAAAGAAATCAAGTTTCGTCCAGGGACGGAGGAAGGGGATTACCAGGTAAAACTGCGCAACCTGGTACGTTTCCTGAGTGATGGGGACAGGGCCAAGGTATCCTTGCGATTCCGCGGCCGTGAGATGGCCCACCAGGAGCTGGGTATGGAACTCCTCAAGCGGGTTGAAGCTGACCTGCTCGAGTACGGTTCCGTCGAACAGCATCCTAAGATGGAAGGACGCCAGCTGATCATGGTCATCGCCCCGAAAAAGAAGAAGTAA
- the thrS gene encoding threonine--tRNA ligase — MPTITLPDGSQRSFDHAVSVAEVAASIGAGLAKATVAGKVDGKLVDASDLITSDASLQIITPKDQEGLEIIRHSCAHLIGHAVKQLYPTAKMVIGPVIDEGFYYDIAYERPFTPDDLAAIEQRMHQLIEKDYDVIKKVTPRAEVIDVFTARGEDYKLRLVEDMPDEQAMGLYYHEEYVDMCRGPHVPNTRFLKSFKLTKLSGAYWRGDAKNEQLQRIYGTAWADKKQLAAYIQRIEEAEKRDHRKIGKRLNLFHLQEEAPGMVFWHPNGWTLYQVLEQYMRKVQRDNGYLEIKTPQVVDRSLWEKSGHWANYADNMFTTQSENRDYAIKPMNCPCHVQVFNQGLKSYRELPMRLAEFGACHRNEPSGALHGIMRVRGFTQDDAHIFCTEEQMQAESAAFIKLTMDVYRDFGFTEVEMKLSTRPEKRVGSDELWDRAESALAAALDSAGLAYDLQPGEGAFYGPKIEFSLKDCLGRVWQCGTLQLDFNLPIRLGAEYVSEDNSRKHPVMLHRAILGSFERFVGILIEHYEGAFPAWLAPTQAVIMNITDKQADFAAEVEKTLNESGFRAKSDLRNEKIGFKIREHTLLKVPYLLVIGDREVEMQTVAVRTREGADLGSMPVAQFAEFLAQAVSRRGRPDSE, encoded by the coding sequence ATGCCAACTATTACTCTTCCCGACGGCAGTCAACGTTCATTCGATCATGCGGTTTCCGTAGCCGAGGTCGCCGCATCCATCGGTGCCGGCCTGGCCAAGGCCACCGTCGCCGGCAAAGTCGACGGCAAGCTGGTTGATGCCAGCGACCTGATCACCAGCGACGCCAGCCTGCAAATCATCACGCCCAAGGACCAAGAGGGGCTGGAGATCATTCGCCACTCTTGCGCGCACCTGATTGGCCACGCGGTCAAGCAGCTTTACCCGACGGCGAAAATGGTAATCGGCCCGGTCATCGACGAAGGCTTCTATTACGACATCGCCTATGAGCGTCCTTTCACTCCGGACGACCTGGCCGCTATCGAACAGCGCATGCATCAGCTGATCGAAAAAGATTACGACGTGATCAAGAAAGTCACGCCGCGCGCCGAAGTGATCGACGTGTTCACCGCCCGTGGCGAAGACTACAAGCTGCGTCTGGTGGAAGACATGCCGGACGAGCAGGCCATGGGCCTGTACTACCACGAAGAATACGTCGACATGTGCCGTGGCCCGCACGTGCCGAACACGCGTTTCCTCAAGTCGTTCAAGCTGACCAAGCTGTCCGGCGCCTACTGGCGTGGCGACGCGAAGAACGAGCAGCTGCAGCGCATCTACGGCACCGCCTGGGCTGACAAGAAGCAGCTGGCCGCTTACATCCAGCGCATCGAAGAAGCCGAAAAGCGTGACCATCGCAAGATCGGCAAGCGCCTGAACCTGTTCCACCTCCAGGAAGAAGCGCCGGGCATGGTGTTCTGGCATCCGAACGGCTGGACCCTGTATCAGGTGCTCGAGCAGTACATGCGCAAGGTGCAGCGCGACAATGGCTACCTGGAGATCAAGACTCCCCAGGTCGTTGACCGCAGCCTCTGGGAGAAATCCGGGCACTGGGCCAACTACGCCGACAATATGTTCACCACTCAGTCGGAAAACCGCGATTACGCCATCAAGCCAATGAACTGCCCTTGCCACGTGCAGGTGTTCAACCAGGGCCTGAAGAGCTATCGCGAGTTGCCGATGCGCCTGGCCGAGTTCGGTGCCTGCCACCGTAACGAGCCATCGGGTGCGCTGCACGGCATCATGCGCGTGCGTGGTTTTACTCAGGACGACGCCCACATCTTCTGCACCGAAGAGCAGATGCAGGCTGAATCCGCTGCGTTCATCAAGCTGACCATGGACGTTTACCGCGATTTCGGCTTTACCGAAGTCGAGATGAAGCTGTCCACTCGTCCGGAAAAACGCGTCGGTTCCGACGAGTTGTGGGATCGCGCCGAATCCGCACTGGCCGCAGCGCTAGACAGTGCGGGCCTTGCGTACGATCTGCAGCCTGGCGAGGGGGCCTTCTACGGTCCTAAGATCGAGTTCTCGCTGAAAGATTGTCTTGGTCGTGTCTGGCAATGTGGTACTTTGCAGCTCGATTTTAACCTGCCGATCCGTCTGGGAGCTGAATACGTCTCCGAAGACAACAGCCGTAAACACCCGGTTATGTTGCACCGGGCGATCCTCGGCTCGTTCGAGCGGTTCGTCGGGATCCTGATCGAGCACTACGAGGGTGCATTCCCTGCGTGGCTGGCGCCGACCCAGGCAGTGATCATGAATATCACTGATAAACAGGCAGATTTTGCCGCTGAAGTTGAAAAAACTCTCAACGAAAGCGGATTTCGTGCCAAGTCCGACTTGAGAAATGAAAAGATCGGCTTTAAAATCCGCGAGCATACTTTGCTCAAGGTTCCCTATCTTTTGGTTATCGGAGATCGGGAAGTCGAGATGCAGACTGTCGCTGTGCGTACTCGTGAAGGTGCTGACCTGGGCTCGATGCCCGTCGCCCAGTTCGCTGAGTTCCTCGCGCAAGCGGTTTCCCGGCGTGGTCGCCCAGATTCGGAGTAA
- a CDS encoding cold-shock protein, producing MSNRQTGTVKWFNDEKGFGFITPQGGGDDLFVHFKAIESDGFKSLKEGQTVSFVAEKGQKGMQAAQVRGE from the coding sequence ATGTCTAATCGCCAAACCGGCACCGTTAAATGGTTCAACGATGAAAAAGGCTTCGGCTTCATCACTCCTCAAGGTGGCGGTGACGACCTGTTCGTACACTTCAAAGCTATCGAAAGCGACGGTTTCAAAAGCCTGAAAGAAGGCCAAACCGTTTCCTTCGTGGCTGAGAAAGGCCAAAAGGGTATGCAAGCTGCACAGGTTCGCGGCGAGTAA
- a CDS encoding I78 family peptidase inhibitor: protein MPWKLASFGTLLAALALAGCSTPGASEPAKDAAVTDAGHSRCESKAAEFAIGQKASPQLLEQARARAGAQNARILKPNDMITLEYRSDRLNLNTDDNLVITRVNCG, encoded by the coding sequence ATGCCTTGGAAGCTCGCATCATTCGGTACTTTGTTGGCAGCACTCGCATTGGCGGGTTGCAGCACCCCGGGTGCCTCTGAGCCAGCCAAAGACGCCGCCGTGACCGATGCAGGTCATAGCCGCTGTGAGTCGAAGGCCGCCGAGTTCGCGATCGGCCAGAAAGCGTCTCCCCAGTTGCTGGAGCAGGCCCGTGCCCGCGCTGGTGCGCAGAACGCCCGGATTCTCAAGCCCAATGACATGATCACCCTGGAATACCGCTCCGACCGCCTGAACCTGAACACCGATGACAACCTGGTGATCACGCGCGTCAATTGTGGCTGA
- a CDS encoding nucleoside hydrolase: protein MQRGLPTLRNLFRSVLLLSALTAASAQAAEKIDLIIDTDPGADDVVALLFALASPEELQIRALTTVAGNVRLDKTSRNARLAREWAGREDVPVYAGAPKPLLRTPIYAENIHGKEGISGVTVHEPKKGLAEGNAVDYLIKTLSTAKPHSITIAMLGPQTNLALALTQAPEITQGIKEVVVMGGAHFNGGNITPVAEFNLFADPAAAEIVLKSGVKLTYLPLDVTHKVLTSEARLKKIADLNSNASKVVSNILNEYVKGDMEHYGIPGGPVHDATVIAYLLKPSLFSGRQANMVVDSREGPTFGQTIVDWYDGLKQEKNVFWVENGDAQGFFDLLTERLARLK, encoded by the coding sequence ATGCAACGTGGTCTTCCAACCCTGAGAAATCTGTTTCGGAGTGTTCTGCTCTTGTCCGCACTCACTGCAGCAAGCGCCCAAGCGGCGGAAAAGATCGATCTGATCATTGATACCGATCCCGGCGCCGACGATGTGGTGGCCTTGCTGTTCGCATTGGCTTCCCCGGAGGAATTGCAGATCCGTGCGCTGACCACCGTCGCCGGCAACGTGCGCCTGGACAAGACCTCACGCAATGCGCGCCTGGCCCGCGAGTGGGCAGGGCGCGAGGACGTTCCGGTCTATGCCGGTGCGCCGAAGCCGCTGCTGCGCACGCCGATCTATGCCGAGAACATCCATGGCAAGGAAGGTATCTCCGGGGTCACCGTGCACGAGCCGAAAAAAGGCCTGGCTGAAGGCAACGCCGTTGATTACCTGATCAAGACCCTGAGCACCGCCAAGCCCCACAGCATCACCATCGCCATGCTCGGCCCGCAGACCAACCTGGCACTAGCACTGACCCAGGCCCCGGAAATCACCCAGGGCATCAAGGAAGTGGTGGTGATGGGCGGCGCGCACTTCAACGGCGGCAATATCACGCCGGTGGCCGAATTCAACCTGTTTGCCGACCCGGCAGCAGCGGAGATTGTGCTCAAAAGTGGCGTGAAGTTGACCTACCTGCCGCTGGACGTGACCCACAAGGTGCTTACCAGTGAAGCGCGCCTGAAGAAGATTGCCGACCTGAACAGCAATGCCAGCAAGGTCGTCAGCAATATTCTCAACGAGTACGTCAAAGGTGACATGGAGCATTACGGCATCCCGGGTGGCCCGGTGCATGACGCCACGGTCATTGCCTATCTGCTCAAGCCTTCGTTGTTCAGTGGTCGTCAGGCCAACATGGTGGTGGACAGCCGCGAAGGCCCGACTTTCGGCCAGACCATCGTCGATTGGTACGATGGCCTGAAGCAGGAAAAGAATGTGTTCTGGGTTGAAAACGGTGATGCCCAGGGCTTCTTTGATCTGCTGACCGAGCGCCTGGCGCGCCTGAAATAA
- the rbsD gene encoding D-ribose pyranase, which translates to MKKTPLLNIALSRVIASLGHGDILVIGDAGLPVPPGVELIDLALTQGIPDFISTLRVVLSEMQVESHVLAQEILLKQPPALADLNTLNGQAALGERRLLSHEAFKQLSRQARAVVRTGECQPYCNIALVSGVTF; encoded by the coding sequence ATGAAAAAGACGCCACTGCTTAATATCGCCTTGTCGCGCGTGATCGCCTCCCTGGGCCATGGCGACATTCTGGTCATCGGTGATGCGGGGTTGCCCGTGCCGCCGGGTGTCGAGTTGATCGACCTCGCGTTGACCCAGGGCATTCCTGATTTCATCAGCACGTTGCGTGTGGTGCTCAGTGAAATGCAGGTGGAAAGTCATGTGTTGGCGCAAGAAATCCTGCTCAAGCAACCGCCGGCGCTGGCGGATCTCAATACGCTCAATGGGCAGGCGGCGCTCGGTGAGCGGCGTCTGCTCAGCCATGAAGCGTTCAAGCAGCTCAGCCGTCAGGCGCGTGCCGTGGTGCGTACCGGCGAGTGCCAGCCGTATTGCAATATCGCGCTGGTGTCCGGCGTAACGTTCTAG
- the rbsK gene encoding ribokinase — protein MSANVVVIGSLNMDLVTRASRLPRAGETLIGQTFSTVPGGKGANQAVASARLGAQVAMVGCVGSDAYGSELRDALLVEGIDCQAVSTVEGSSGVALIVVDDSSQNAIVIVAGSNGALTPDSLQAFDAVLQAADVIVCQLEVPMDTIGRALQRGRELGKTVILNPAPASGPLPAEWYASIDYLIPNESEATALSGVTVDSLDSAKLAATHLIKAGAGKVIITLGAQGALFADGQGFEHLLAPKVRAVDTTAAGDTFVGGFAAALANGKSEAQAIRFGQVAAALSVTRAGAQPSIPTLRDVQGFVPS, from the coding sequence ATGTCCGCAAACGTAGTGGTAATAGGCAGCTTGAACATGGACTTGGTCACCCGGGCCAGCCGGCTGCCCCGTGCCGGTGAAACCTTGATCGGCCAGACATTCTCCACAGTGCCCGGCGGCAAGGGCGCCAACCAGGCAGTGGCGTCGGCGCGGCTGGGCGCGCAGGTGGCGATGGTTGGTTGTGTCGGCAGCGATGCCTACGGCAGCGAGTTGCGTGATGCGTTGCTGGTCGAAGGCATCGATTGCCAGGCCGTCAGTACCGTGGAAGGCTCCAGCGGCGTGGCGTTGATCGTGGTGGATGACAGCAGCCAGAACGCCATCGTGATCGTCGCCGGCAGCAACGGCGCGCTGACACCCGACTCATTGCAGGCGTTTGACGCTGTGCTGCAGGCGGCCGACGTGATCGTCTGCCAGCTGGAGGTGCCGATGGACACGATCGGGCGTGCCCTGCAGCGTGGCCGTGAGCTGGGCAAGACCGTGATCCTCAACCCGGCGCCGGCCAGCGGCCCGCTGCCTGCCGAATGGTACGCCTCGATCGATTACCTGATCCCGAATGAAAGCGAAGCCACGGCGTTGAGCGGCGTGACGGTCGACTCCCTCGACAGTGCCAAGCTGGCCGCTACGCATTTGATCAAGGCGGGTGCCGGTAAAGTCATCATCACTCTGGGTGCCCAAGGTGCGTTGTTCGCCGACGGCCAGGGGTTTGAGCATTTGCTCGCGCCTAAGGTCAGGGCGGTGGATACCACGGCGGCCGGCGATACCTTTGTCGGTGGTTTTGCCGCCGCGCTGGCCAATGGCAAAAGCGAAGCCCAAGCCATCCGTTTCGGCCAGGTTGCCGCCGCGCTGTCGGTGACCCGTGCCGGTGCGCAACCCTCCATTCCCACGCTGCGCGACGTACAAGGTTTTGTACCCTCATGA